In Leptodesmis sichuanensis A121, the following are encoded in one genomic region:
- a CDS encoding DUF2283 domain-containing protein, with protein sequence MAERVKVWFDPEADFLEVTFSEAPGYLRETENDAVMERVDLEGNLLGFSILAVSQLAKSKPLMAELLSGKGNVA encoded by the coding sequence ATGGCAGAGCGAGTAAAGGTTTGGTTTGACCCAGAGGCTGACTTTCTAGAAGTCACCTTTTCTGAAGCTCCCGGTTATCTGCGGGAAACCGAAAACGATGCCGTTATGGAGCGTGTCGATTTAGAGGGCAACCTGCTTGGCTTCTCCATTCTGGCGGTTAGTCAGCTTGCCAAATCAAAACCCTTGATGGCTGAGTTGCTTTCAGGAAAAGGAAATGTGGCTTGA